The genomic region CAGTATGTTTCATGCCGGTAATGTCCCGGAAAATTCCCTCTATCCCGCCGAGCGATCCATCCGGGTTGTAATAGAAATGGCTGTTGGTTGCTACCGTGACAACATTTCCGTCTTTCCGCCTGAGTTTTACCTCGTAGTCTTTGACATACCCCTTCTCCTTCATTGCATCAAGGAATGCGTTGCGGTCGTCGGGAACGGCATAGATCTGCCCGGCAATACTGAGCCCTATCAGATCATCAGGAGAATCATATCCCAGTAATACTGCACCGGAGGGGGAGATCATGATAAGATTGCCATTACGATCAGAGCGGTAGAAAATATCCTGGATATTATCAAGGATATTGCGGTATTTTTCTTCGTTCTTTTTCAACTCCTTTTCAGCATCTTTCATCGCAGTAATATCTTCCAGTGTTTCTACAGCCCCGATAATTATGCCCTTGGAATCCCGGATGAGTGCGGCAGTGAAGTGGAGATACGTTCCTGAAGGTCCCATGTGGGCGAAGAAATCGGTAGCCTCGTAAGCATCATTGATGAGAGGGGATTTTGTGTATTTACCGGAGTACCACCGGGGGATCTTCTCAATGTGTCCCTCAACGAGAAGATCTGCCATGCAGGGGCGTTCCTTCGGGTAGAATGCCCTCCACTGCTGGTTAGTGCCAAGAACTTCGTCTGCCTTGATCCCGCTGTACCTTTCAAGTGCAGCATTCCATTGGATTACCTTGTGATCTTTGTCAATGACAAACTGCGGGATGGGAGAACCCCTTACGATGGCATTGAGTTTGCTCTCGCTCTCGCGCAGTGCCTCTTCTGCCTGTTTGACATCAGTAATGTCCCTCCCCACGGTCTGGTACTCGGTGATATTGCCCTGCTCATCAAAAATTGCCCTGTCCACCCACCGCTGCCAGCGCAGACTGCCATCCGGCATGATGATCCGGTGATCAATGGCCGAGACCGGATTTTCCCGGGTAAATGATGAAAAATGTTCCTTCACCCGGTCATGGTCCTCCGGATAAATCTCCGGCCGGAACTTCTTCCTGATAAGTTCCTTGCAATTTTTCCTGAAATACCGGCAGTAGGCCTCGTTTGCAAAGACATGGGTGCCATCAGGTTTGAACCGGCAGATGAATTCCGTCTGCGTCTCGATAACATTCCTGTACTGCTCCTCGCTTGCCTTAAGCGCCTGCTCCTTTACGGTGATCTCGGTGATATCCTCAAGCGTCTCTACTGCACCGATAATATTGCCGGTTGAATCCTTGATCGTCGATGCAGTAAAGTACAGCCATATCCCGTCCGTCCCCATTTTTGGAAAGAAGTCTGTTGCCTCGTATGCACCCTCAACATACTTCGATTTGTTATATTTAGCCGGATACCACTCAGGGATTTTATCAATAGTACCATCAACGAGGAGATCCGCCATACAGGGGCGTTCCACCGGGTAAAATGCCTTCCACTGCTGGCTGGTTCCAAGGACTTCATCGGCCTTAACCCCGCTGTACCGTTCAAGGGCATGGTTCCAGCTGATCACCCGGTGGTTTTTATCGATCACGAACTGGGGGATGGGTGAGCCATGGACAATACCCTGCAGCTTCTTTTCACTTGTACGAAGTGCGTCCTGCCCGTATTTCAGTTCATCAAACTGTGCCTGCATCTCTTCGTCAAAAGCAGTGAGCTGTTCATACGCGGCTCTCAGTTCATCTTCGCCTTTTTTCCGTGCTGTAATATCCCTGAAAATCCCTTCAACGCCCAGGAAGTTGCCGGACGGGTCGTAGTATTTATGACTGCTGGTCAGCACAAATACCGGTGTCCCGTCCCGCTTTTTCAGCGTCACTTCATAATTGGTAACGGATCCACTGCGATTGATCTCTGCAAGAAACTCTTTCCGTTGCTCCGGGTTGTAATAGAACGTATGGGAGATATTTTCCCCATATAATTCCGACAGTGAATCATATCCCAGCACCGTGACCATGGAGGGACTTGCGAGAATGAGATTACCGTCAACATCACTGCGGTAGTAAACATCCTGGATGTTTTCCAGGATGTTCCGGTATTTGGCTTCACTTTCCTTAAGTGCATCATCAGCACTTTTCTGCCTTACTGCTTTTCTTATAATGTTGATTAATTCTGCAAACTGGGCTTTCGGTTCCCCCCCTTTCTGGAGGTAGAAATCAACCCCGCTGTTGAGGGCTTCTATAATAACATCTTCTCTGCCCCTGCCGGTAAAAATGATGAAGGGAATCTGATCTCCCCGGTTCCGCACTGCCTGCAGGAATTTGATGCCATTCATCACCGGCATCTGGTAATCTGAGACAATCGCATCATATTTTTTTTGTTCCAGCCGGACCAGTGCATCCGCTGCAGAAACCGAGGTATCTATAGAATATTCTCCGGACTGCTCCAGGAACAATTTACCTATTTCAAGGAGATCCGGTTCATCGTCTACATACAAGACGGACAACGTTTTGGTCATAGAATTATCGGGTACGCATGACATTCATGTATACCGGTAAATAATAGTATCGGGAAACGGTAAGTCAGCGCCGTCAGATGCATTTACCCATTTCTAATAATTTCCCGGTATCTCAAGGTAGGAAAAAAATGCTCTGTAGAAACGGGCATGAACCTATAACGTTCACTCCGGAACTTTGAAAATCGTTTTTATGATTATCCCCTCCCTTAGGGCCTCTCTTCAGGCACAGCAGGGCAAGGAGGCTTTAGAATATTTAGTCCTCAAACGCCGCGGGGGCGCCCCGTCGGGGGCGGTGACGTTCATCATTACCGGGGGTATGGGGGTCTCAACCCCCATTATCATATCTTGAGAACACGATTTTCATAGCAAAACCTTTTTTCACGTACTATATTGCCCCCCTCTTGCGCCCCCAGTCCCCCGTTGAGGGACGGGCGCAGTGCGATAGCCCGAGTAAGGTTACGGGTAATACGTTGTCATCGCAATGGGGGGTGCCCCAGTGGCGGGGGCGAAGCCCCAGAGAACGTCAGAGTTTTCTCAATGATTTCCTATGAAAATCAGATTATTTGGAAAAAATGGAGATGTATCCTTTCTTCAACTGCGATGAACCCCGCCGCCCCCGATGGGACGCCCCCGCGGCGGTTTTACGGACTGCTAAAAAATGAAACCTCATTGCCCCGCCGTGCCTCGGAGAGGCCCTGAAGCGGGGGAGAATCCTAAAAACGATTTTCATGATTTCGGAGTGAACTTAATGGTTCATGCCCGTTTCTACAAAGCAAAAAAATAATATCTGCTAAAAGCCAGAGATATTTTCCGGGGGTAATCGCTCGCTTTTCGGGCAGGTAAGCATAGTTGGTTTTTCTGTGAGTTACGGGATTCAGAACATCACGCGTACTATCCATACTGACATAACGGTATTATGCTCCATTTACCCGGTATTATGACATGCACAAAAATGGAATCGGGTCCTGTCATGACCGGTTTTCATTGTTCTTCCCTGTCATAAACAACTATATCTCGGACATGCGGCGATTAATATAGGAATGAGTAGTCTTGAAGAACAGATTAAAGAGCTCGAGGACGAGCTTGTCAAGACGCCGTATAACAAGGCTACTTCCAAGCATATCGGTCGTGTAAAGGCAAAGATCGCACGTCTCAGGGACGAAGCGGTAAGCCGCGCGATGAAAGCCGGCGGGGGCGGCGAGGGGTATTCGGTTAAAAAATCGGGAGATGCGACCGCAGTTCTTGTCGGGTTTCCCTCAACCGGTAAAAGTACGCTCTTAAACAAACTCACCGGTACTGACAGTGCGGTTGCAGCGTACGCGTTCACCACGCTTACGGTTGTTCCCGGGGCGCTTGAACACAAAGGGGCAAAGATCCAGCTGCTCGATATCCCCGGGCTCATTGCCGGTGCAGCGATGGGCAAGGGCCGGGGCAAGGAAGTGATCGCCGTTGTCCGTGGGGCAGATATTATCATCATTCTCGTGGATGTCTTCAACGAGCGGCACTTTGATGTGCTTATCAAGGAACTCCACGATGCCGGTATCCGGATTAATGTGCCAAAACCGGATATTACTATCAAGAAATCGTCACACGGGGGTATCCGGCTTAACGCGGTCGGCACGCTGGACCTTGATATTGAAGAAGTCCGGTCTATCCTTGCCGAGAGCAAGATGATGAATGCGGATATCCTGATCCGCGGGAATGCCACACAGGATGATCTTATTGATGCAGTACAGGGTAACCGGGTCTATATCCCGGCGTTCATTGCGGTCAATAAAGTCGATCTCGTGGATAAGGAACGATACCTTGAGATCGAACATGATATTGCAGAACGGTTCGGCAGCCCGCCGCTCATGATATCTGCCCATGCCGGTTATCACCTTGAGGAAACAAAAGATGCAATCTATGACAGTCTCGGGTTCATCCGGGTCTATCTCAAACCCCATGGCGGCGAGGCGGATCTTGAAGAGCCCCTCATTGTCAGGAAAGGCAGCACCATCGAGGATGTCTGTACCAAGCTCCACCGTGAATTTGTCCAGAAGTTCCGCTATTCAAGGGTCTGGGGCAAATCGGTCAAGCACCCCGGGCAGAGAGTCGGTCTCTCCCACAGACTAATTGACAGCGATCTTATCACAATCATCGTAGATCACTGATCCCGTAATACCTTTTTTTAAGACCTCTTTGGAAAAATATAATTTGCCTGCAATCCTTCTCTTTCACAAAGAGCTGACGGTATTTTTCCCTGATGTTGGGAAAAGCCCTTTCAGCTCGCCATTCACTTCCTTCTTATGGAATGCTGCCGATGACAAACCCTTCAAATGAGAATTCGTATCGCAAACTCGTCGAATCTTTTGATCAGGTTCTTTTCACGCTCGATGACCTGGGAAAAATTCTCTACATCAGTCCCGGTTGTACTGATATTATGGGTTTTTTACCGGACGAGATGATCGGCAGATCGATCTCCGCTTTCGTTCTGCCTCAGGATAATGGGAGTGTCCGAAAAATGTGTGAGCAGGCAAAACAAGGAAATCCTCATCCCTCCTGCTTTCCTGTTGTCGGTAAGGACGGAGGTTTCCATCAGGCAATAGCTGTTTCCCGGTCGGTTCTGGATGGGCAGGACAAGAGCGGCATGATCGGCATTATTGGCGAATGCAGCACCAGTAAACAGACAGAAAAAATTTTGCGACAGGCTAATACCCGGATCCATCGGTTAAACAGTATCGTCCGCCACGATATCAACAACCAGCTTACCGTCTTACATGGTTATCTCTCTTTGATAGAGCCGGATGACAGCACGATTACATCTCCGGAAATTGTCAGGATTCTCTTAGGTGCAACCGAAAAAATTCATAATCTCATCACATTCACCACGGAATATAAAGACCTCGGTGCACATTCACCGATGTGGATGAATCTTTATGAAATATTCCAGTCCGCCCGATCCATCTTTGGCGCTACAGATGTCCAGATCACCATAGGACCCGCGTGTAACGATATTGAACTCTTTACCGATCCGATGCTCACGAAAGTCTTTCATCATCTGATTGACAATTCGCTCCGTCACGGAAAGAGCGTATCCGAAATATCCCTGCAGTGGAGACTGGAGAATGGGGCAGCAAAAATTGTGTATGAGGATAATGGAACGGGGATCCCTGAATCCTTACAACCTTCCCTTTTTCAACCGGGTAAAGGGAAAAAAACCGGCAATGGCCTGTTTCTTGTACATGAAATTTTAGCAATCTTCGGTTTTACCATAACAGAGACCGGCACCCCGGGATCGGGAGTCCGGTTTGAGATTGTTGTGCCGGCAGGTTCATTCCGGGTCATGGAAAAGAAGCAACAGCAACGACGGTGAGAATTTCGCGTTGCTGTCAATTTCCTGTTTTATCCGGTTTCACGTTCTATCTGGCTGAATAGCCGATTTTATGATCTCAAGCGGCGCTTCAGTCTTGATCCCGTACCCGGAAAAATGCGTTCGTGTCGCAGCATACCCTGTAGCCCGTATACGTTCGAGAACGGTGTTGATATCCGGAGGAGAACAACCCAGAAGTTTTGCGATATGGTGATAATCGTAGAACGATGAGGTGGGAAGTTCGTCGATGCAGACGCTGATGAGTTTCTCCAGATCTTTTTTCGTGCCGAGTTCCATGGTATTCAGCTGCGCCTGCATCCGGTGGAGAATATCCTGGTTCCGGATGCTGCCCAGCCACAGGGGGCCGATGAATCTGAGTGGTTCATTGCAGTGCGGGCAGGATACCGTAGGGGGAACCATGCCCGGATGCTCCTCCCGATACGGGCACTTCGGGCACTGGAGGATAAACCCGATCTGTTTAAGGGTATTGTCTGCTGCACCTGCTCCCCGGAGTAACCGGAGGTGGAGCCGTACGAAATGTTCACGGGCATAACAGAACGTTGGTTCAACCCCCCGGTCATACTTGACCGTTTCGCGGACAACAAACCCGAGCAGGATGCGGAGCCCGACTTCACTATGGTACTCGGTGTTTAACGGTCGTGCGAAATACCTGCGGATTCCTGCTTTCAGGTGCGCACCGCAGAGAGGGGCTGTATCGGTAGCGGTTACAAAGAGAAACCTCCGCGTACCCCGGACAGCGGCGTCCACGACCATAGCCGGTGTCCCGAACGGATCGAGATCCACAGCATCAAATGATCGCTCTGAGAGCAGGGCACTGGCGTCCCTCTGCACAATCTCCACGAGCAGGTTTGCATGGTTTGCATTGTACGTTATCAGTTCGATCGCTTCGGACTCACGGTCATTGATGGTAACCGGAATGCCGCACTCATGCAAAACCCGCAACCCGCGTATGCCGGTTGCCCCCATGGCATCGAGATATTCGGATGGTTTGAGGATCGAGAGCAGAAGCACCGTGACATCGCGGTTCAGTTCCATCCGCCGGTTAAAAAAGATCGGCGCAGATCCGGGAGGAAACTGTGTCGTATTGTCCTGGACCGGGATAAAAAACCGGGTTTTTCCTTCCGTTATCTCGCTTAACTCCATTGCGGAGAATTGTTGCAGCGCGCAAACCTTATACATATTCCCTCCGAATTGGTATGGGCAGGGCGAGTGGCTTAGCCCGGACATAGCGTCAGCCTCCTAAGCTGAATGCCGGGGGTTCAAATCCCCCCTCGCCCGTTTACATCATCCTTTTCGTGCATTTTATTATCCCAACGACGATATAACTGGTATCCGATGAGCGCTGCAGGATTTTTCAGAATTACCCGCCCGGCAAATGCGGTGATTTCCGGGATAACGGCGATCATAGCCTATCTTATTGCTACCGGAACCGTGATTCCCTCTACCGTTCTCCTGTTTCTTATCGTCAGCCTGATCACTGCTGCCGGCAATGTGATCAATGATTATTTCGATGTTGCAATCGATCGGATCAACCGCCCTGAGCGCCCGATTCCCTCAGGACTCGTGAGTCCCGTAGCCGCACGATGTTTTGCCGTTACGCTGTTTCTCGCAGGTGTGCTTGTTGCCCTTTTCACGCCCGTGCTCTGTCTTGCCATTGTGGTGATCAATTCCGTGATTCTTGTCCTGTATGCAGCAAAACTCAAGAGCATGCCGGTGATTGGCAATGCAGCAGTCGCGTATCTTGCAGCCAGCATCTTTCTGTTCGGGGGAGCCTTTGCCGGAGGGAATGCGATTGTACTGATGATCCCGCTTGCCGCCATAACGTTCCTTGCGACCATGGTCCGGGAAATCTTGAAAGATGCGGAGGATATTGAGGGTGATGCAGCAGGAGGTGCCGATACGCTCCCGATCCGTATCGGGATCCGCCCGACTACCCGCGTTGCTCTTGTTTTTGCCTTCATTGCTGTCGTTGCAAGTGTTGTCCCGTATCTCTGGTGGGGGATGTGGTATCTCGCCGGCATAGTCATTGTTGATAGCATCATTCTCGTGGCGGTAATCAGGACGCTGCCCTGTAAGACCCCTGCATGTGTCAGGGCAACCCGTTCAACCACGCTCATCAAGGCAGGCATGTTTGCTGCTCTCGTGGTATTTGCACTGTCGGCAGTTTTCCTGTAACCCCGCCCGGCATCGTATGGAAGACCGGTTTTCCTTGAGCAACAAGTTTATCCCCTGATCATACCTCAATTACCTTGAGGGAGCAATGCCGACACTATTCCAGAAAGGCAATACTTTTTTTGCACAAAAAGGGACGTATTTTGAAGGGAACGTGAAGGTTGACGGGGACTTCATCGTCCCGCCCCACACTCATTTCTGGGGGCGGCTCACGGTCACCGGAACCCTTGAACTGGGTCCGCGCTCCAGCGTCGCACTCGATATCAGCTGCTGGAACGCGATCATCGGCAGCCAGTGCCGGATTAAAGGGCCGATTGTTGCGCACGGGGATGTCACGATCCTCGATCATGCAGCAGTCCATTCTGTCAAGGCAGGTGGCAAAGTGATCCTGCGCACCGGTGTCCATGTCGGGGATGTGACCAGTGACGACACGATCATCGTCCATGGCAAGATAAAAAGCGGGAAATTAACCGGTAAGAATATGAAGGTCCTCGGGGACTGATGCCGGATCCACCCCGAGCGTTGCCACCTCGTAAACATCCGGCCAGTTCACAATCGTCTCCACACAACCTTCTTTTAAGGTAACAACACCCATCACGATAAGTCCCATTTTATCGGCCATGTCGATGCCCTCTTTGACTTCTGAAAGGCAACCGACACCGATTATTGCTTTCGGCCGGTATTTTTTTACCATGCGTTTGATGAATGATGAGCCGGGAACGATGAAGATCCGGTAACCCATTTTCTCGAGCAGACCCCTTGCCTCGCCGACGGTGCACTGCCCGCAGGAGCGGCATTTGAGACCTTCGGGCGTGAGATGGGCAGGACAACGGGATGATCGTAAGCATTGCGGCATAAAGATTGCCCGTTCGGTGACCGGGATACGCGCAAACTCGGTCGTGTTCATCGTGTTATGGATCTTGATCAAAAATGTGAGCATCTCCCGGTCTTCAAGACCGAGAAGCCGGAAGAACGCTTTCATCAGTCCTTCAAAGAAGACAAGGCCCGCTTTGATGAGCTTAGGGAAGTAGAGATGCCCCTTCTTAATCGAGTAGAGTGATATCAGGGCAAGGATAAATGCGATGACCAGCGCGCCGAGTATGATGAGGACCGTGAGTTCCCCGATGAGAAACATGAGGTTATTGTAGGAGGCGAAATCAAAATCCATAGGTAACGGAGCCTTTTTAGCATTATGTGGTGCTGATACGCGATAAGAGTTTACGTATGTCTATTGGCGGACGCAGTACACCCGTTTCTGTTATGACCGCAGTGACCAGTTCCATCGGTGTCGCATCGAATGCATAGTTCCTTACGCCTGCGCCATCCGGAATATAGGTGCGGTTACCCATGACGGTCAGTTCATCGCGCCCGCGCTCTTCGATAATGACATCCCTTTCGGTATTTTTCGGATCAAAGGTAGAATGGGGCGCGGCTACATAGAACGGGATTGCGTGATGGTGTGCGCAGACTGCATGCATGTAAGTACCGATTTTATTGAAAACCGCATCGCAGGTGATGCGATCCGCACCAACAACCACCGCATCGATAATCCCCTTTCGCATGAGGTGGGCTGCGGTTGAATCCGTGATCACCGTGACATCGATCCCGTCGCGAGCGAGTTCCCAGGCGGTGAGCCGGGCCCCTTGCAGGAGCGGGCGTGTCTCGCAGGCGATCACCTTTACCTCTTTTCCCGCATCAACTGCCGAACGGATCACTCCCAGCGCTGTTCCCCATGATGAGCATGCCAGCGCCCCGGCATTGCAATGCGTGAGCACCGTGCACTGATCGGGCAGGAGTGCGGCACCGTGTTTACCCATCGCATGGCAGCAGGCAGTATCATTCCGGGCGATTTCCTCAGCTTCGGCAAGTGCACGGGAACAGGCATCATCACAGTCATATGCAGGTGCCATGGATGCGAGCACCCGGTCGATCCCCCACGCGAGGTTAATTGCAGTCGGGCGGGTTGAACGGAGCAGGTCGGCATCCCGGTGCACTGCCATCATGAATGAGTGCATATCTTTTTTATCGGAAAGTACAGCGGACAGCGCAATCCCATACGCCCCGGCAACACCCAGTGCGGGAGCCCCCCGTATCTCCAGCCGTTTGATC from Methanoregula sp. harbors:
- a CDS encoding tRNA (guanine(10)-N(2))-dimethyltransferase yields the protein MELSEITEGKTRFFIPVQDNTTQFPPGSAPIFFNRRMELNRDVTVLLLSILKPSEYLDAMGATGIRGLRVLHECGIPVTINDRESEAIELITYNANHANLLVEIVQRDASALLSERSFDAVDLDPFGTPAMVVDAAVRGTRRFLFVTATDTAPLCGAHLKAGIRRYFARPLNTEYHSEVGLRILLGFVVRETVKYDRGVEPTFCYAREHFVRLHLRLLRGAGAADNTLKQIGFILQCPKCPYREEHPGMVPPTVSCPHCNEPLRFIGPLWLGSIRNQDILHRMQAQLNTMELGTKKDLEKLISVCIDELPTSSFYDYHHIAKLLGCSPPDINTVLERIRATGYAATRTHFSGYGIKTEAPLEIIKSAIQPDRT
- a CDS encoding PAS domain-containing sensor histidine kinase, translated to MTNPSNENSYRKLVESFDQVLFTLDDLGKILYISPGCTDIMGFLPDEMIGRSISAFVLPQDNGSVRKMCEQAKQGNPHPSCFPVVGKDGGFHQAIAVSRSVLDGQDKSGMIGIIGECSTSKQTEKILRQANTRIHRLNSIVRHDINNQLTVLHGYLSLIEPDDSTITSPEIVRILLGATEKIHNLITFTTEYKDLGAHSPMWMNLYEIFQSARSIFGATDVQITIGPACNDIELFTDPMLTKVFHHLIDNSLRHGKSVSEISLQWRLENGAAKIVYEDNGTGIPESLQPSLFQPGKGKKTGNGLFLVHEILAIFGFTITETGTPGSGVRFEIVVPAGSFRVMEKKQQQRR
- a CDS encoding PAS domain S-box protein, whose protein sequence is MSCVPDNSMTKTLSVLYVDDEPDLLEIGKLFLEQSGEYSIDTSVSAADALVRLEQKKYDAIVSDYQMPVMNGIKFLQAVRNRGDQIPFIIFTGRGREDVIIEALNSGVDFYLQKGGEPKAQFAELINIIRKAVRQKSADDALKESEAKYRNILENIQDVYYRSDVDGNLILASPSMVTVLGYDSLSELYGENISHTFYYNPEQRKEFLAEINRSGSVTNYEVTLKKRDGTPVFVLTSSHKYYDPSGNFLGVEGIFRDITARKKGEDELRAAYEQLTAFDEEMQAQFDELKYGQDALRTSEKKLQGIVHGSPIPQFVIDKNHRVISWNHALERYSGVKADEVLGTSQQWKAFYPVERPCMADLLVDGTIDKIPEWYPAKYNKSKYVEGAYEATDFFPKMGTDGIWLYFTASTIKDSTGNIIGAVETLEDITEITVKEQALKASEEQYRNVIETQTEFICRFKPDGTHVFANEAYCRYFRKNCKELIRKKFRPEIYPEDHDRVKEHFSSFTRENPVSAIDHRIIMPDGSLRWQRWVDRAIFDEQGNITEYQTVGRDITDVKQAEEALRESESKLNAIVRGSPIPQFVIDKDHKVIQWNAALERYSGIKADEVLGTNQQWRAFYPKERPCMADLLVEGHIEKIPRWYSGKYTKSPLINDAYEATDFFAHMGPSGTYLHFTAALIRDSKGIIIGAVETLEDITAMKDAEKELKKNEEKYRNILDNIQDIFYRSDRNGNLIMISPSGAVLLGYDSPDDLIGLSIAGQIYAVPDDRNAFLDAMKEKGYVKDYEVKLRRKDGNVVTVATNSHFYYNPDGSLGGIEGIFRDITGMKHTEELLRESEALYRAVFDNTGAATIIIAPDTTILLANDRWEKLTGVPKEKQEHKTSWTVFIDKEDVERMKQYHYTRRKDPSLVPRTYECRLIDAAGHIHNCIVNVLMIPGSSNSVASLVDISDLKQAEEALMQINKKLNLMSSITRHDILNQLTALSGFTGLLKNHLTNDQDLMYISQSETAIQNIERQITFTKLYQDIGVNGPEWQMTATVIRQAVNQLSLGTITVEIDLNDIEIYADPLLVKVFYNLIDNSLRYGDKLTEIRFYSAEGPDGLVLFCLDDGVGIPGSEKDRIFDRGFGRHSGFGLFLAREILSITGLTIIETGEPGKGARFEMHIPKGAYRHIHQ
- the mtnA gene encoding S-methyl-5-thioribose-1-phosphate isomerase, which encodes MNETATLWWDTGNQSIRYIEQTLLPGEYAIIECRSIERLATAIKRLEIRGAPALGVAGAYGIALSAVLSDKKDMHSFMMAVHRDADLLRSTRPTAINLAWGIDRVLASMAPAYDCDDACSRALAEAEEIARNDTACCHAMGKHGAALLPDQCTVLTHCNAGALACSSWGTALGVIRSAVDAGKEVKVIACETRPLLQGARLTAWELARDGIDVTVITDSTAAHLMRKGIIDAVVVGADRITCDAVFNKIGTYMHAVCAHHHAIPFYVAAPHSTFDPKNTERDVIIEERGRDELTVMGNRTYIPDGAGVRNYAFDATPMELVTAVITETGVLRPPIDIRKLLSRISTT
- a CDS encoding GTP-binding protein; translation: MSSLEEQIKELEDELVKTPYNKATSKHIGRVKAKIARLRDEAVSRAMKAGGGGEGYSVKKSGDATAVLVGFPSTGKSTLLNKLTGTDSAVAAYAFTTLTVVPGALEHKGAKIQLLDIPGLIAGAAMGKGRGKEVIAVVRGADIIIILVDVFNERHFDVLIKELHDAGIRINVPKPDITIKKSSHGGIRLNAVGTLDLDIEEVRSILAESKMMNADILIRGNATQDDLIDAVQGNRVYIPAFIAVNKVDLVDKERYLEIEHDIAERFGSPPLMISAHAGYHLEETKDAIYDSLGFIRVYLKPHGGEADLEEPLIVRKGSTIEDVCTKLHREFVQKFRYSRVWGKSVKHPGQRVGLSHRLIDSDLITIIVDH
- a CDS encoding geranylgeranylglycerol-phosphate geranylgeranyltransferase, with the protein product MSAAGFFRITRPANAVISGITAIIAYLIATGTVIPSTVLLFLIVSLITAAGNVINDYFDVAIDRINRPERPIPSGLVSPVAARCFAVTLFLAGVLVALFTPVLCLAIVVINSVILVLYAAKLKSMPVIGNAAVAYLAASIFLFGGAFAGGNAIVLMIPLAAITFLATMVREILKDAEDIEGDAAGGADTLPIRIGIRPTTRVALVFAFIAVVASVVPYLWWGMWYLAGIVIVDSIILVAVIRTLPCKTPACVRATRSTTLIKAGMFAALVVFALSAVFL
- a CDS encoding DUF116 domain-containing protein, yielding MDFDFASYNNLMFLIGELTVLIILGALVIAFILALISLYSIKKGHLYFPKLIKAGLVFFEGLMKAFFRLLGLEDREMLTFLIKIHNTMNTTEFARIPVTERAIFMPQCLRSSRCPAHLTPEGLKCRSCGQCTVGEARGLLEKMGYRIFIVPGSSFIKRMVKKYRPKAIIGVGCLSEVKEGIDMADKMGLIVMGVVTLKEGCVETIVNWPDVYEVATLGVDPASVPEDLHILTG
- a CDS encoding polymer-forming cytoskeletal protein, with translation MPTLFQKGNTFFAQKGTYFEGNVKVDGDFIVPPHTHFWGRLTVTGTLELGPRSSVALDISCWNAIIGSQCRIKGPIVAHGDVTILDHAAVHSVKAGGKVILRTGVHVGDVTSDDTIIVHGKIKSGKLTGKNMKVLGD